aaaaagtatcaaaaataataagtcTCCAATCGTTTGCGCTTGttagaattttcattttctttttttgttttgtttcgtatTTTATATCATTGGGATATCAAAGTTATTtacattgttttgttttttattcaaagatAAGTACACAAAAATTTATATCTGGTGGTGTTTTTTTCACACTCGAGCACAGCTCGACTTTCTTCCgagtcattttttgaaaaaaattgttaattcaattttttgaatttcgcggGGGTTtattaaattcaattgtttcacCAAGCCTCGGCGTTGCGGGTCTGTCGTTTGCTCCTGGGCACGGTGGGTGAGAGCTGGGGCGTTTGAACGACGTCGGACGGATTGATTCCGACGCGCGGGAAACCCCTGGGCACGACGTCCGACTTGTCGGAGCCGCCTTTGCTGGGCTTGGGTGGCGAGGCCAGCGTCGAGCCGGAATCTTTCGGGTAGGTGCCAGTAGTGCGGCGGCGATGGAGGACCAGGCCGATGATGAGCCCGCAGACCAAGATACTGGCCAGCACCGACAAAACGACAATAATGGCCAGGTAAGGGGCCTCGATGTCCAGGGCCTGGGCCAGAATTTCCCGCGTTTCCAGGCTGCGGTCCTGCAGGTCGCTGCTCTCCTCTTTAGTGGCGGCCACTCTGAGATGAGTCGAGTCGAGTTTGTGGTAGAATTTCGACGACGTGCTGTCGGCCGGCATCGTGTGCCCGTCCATTTCCAGCGCCAAGTGGCCCGATTTCACCTGTCACCCAAATAATTATTGCCAATCAtttgaatcaaatcattttgaaatgaattagaaAAGTTGGTACCATATCCTCGAGGTGGGAGGCGACGTCGATCTTGTTGTCGCCGACCAGCGTGAAGGTCAGGACCGTTCCGTCCTGCCGGGATTTGACCTGGAGGGTCGACTCCATGGTGCGGGCCGACAGGCCGTTGAGGATCTCGCCCACCTGCTGACGCACTTCCTTCTCCATTTGCTCCTGGGCGTGGTCCATAGCCGGGAATCCCAGGGTCATCGCCACGGCCATCACTGGCACCAGACCTGATCGGACggaccaaatttttaaaaaatttcgtcataatttggttgttgttgctggacacTTACGGCAGGTCTGCTCTCCGCGGAGGAACTGGGTGGTGTTGGCCACCTGATTTCCGGCTTCGTCGACGCACCAGCAGCTGACTTGGCCGCTGTTGGACTTGGCCGGCAGGCACTGGATCGGCTGGAACCGGCCCAGGTGGTCGCATTCCGGAATCAATTCGCCGCTCTGGCCGCCACCGCCTTTCTTCAGTTGCGACTGGCGCATCTTCTGGCACCGGGTGTAGTGCGGATGGGCCAGCGATTTACCGCGCTGCTGGGCAGGAGATGGACCCactgttgttgtagttgtcgtcgttgttgttggggcttccgtcgttgttgttgtggtggttgttgggctggtggtggtagttgttgtcgtggttgttgttgttgttgtcgactCTTTGACTTCCGGCTGGACGTCGTGGAAGGCGTGGCGGGGCTCGGCTTGGAGGACGGCCGGCTCGACTTGAGCCAGGCACTTGACGGCCTGTCCGTCTGCGTCGACAAAGACGGCCTGACAGGTGCAGGGATCGACGGAGCAAGCAGCTTCCGGGTGGTTGGCGCACGTCTGTCCGGCGCAGGCCTCGTTACGGCTGCACGACTTGATCTCGCCCAGCATCGGCGACTGCTGCGGGCAGAGGACCAAGTCCGGGCAGCGGCTGGCGCACTGCTGGTAACTGTGAAAGTTGTTGGCGTTGCCTCCGCATCCGCCGAACGAGAATTTCTCGCACAGCTGAGTCTCCGGATTGTAAGCCCAGCGAGGGAAATTCGCCCGGCACATGCCCGGCTCCTTGGGCAATTCACACACGTtcactataaaaataaaacaaaaatttttatgaaataaaaaaacttgtgaattaaagttaaatgaattaaagttaattgaattaaagttaaatgaattaaagttaattgaattaaagttaaatgaattaaagttaattgaattaaagttaaatgaaTTTTCTACCTGGTTTCTCGCAGTGTTGGCTGCACTCCTGGACGGACTCGAAATTATTTTCGTTGCCTTCGCATCCGCCGTAAATGAATTCCTCGCAGGATTGGGAAGATATGTTGTAAAAGTAGCGGGGGAAAAGGGCCCGGCAGTGGCCCGTCTCGGCCGGCTGGCTGCAGCGATCGGTGCACTCGAGCCGCTGGCCCTGGCCGTCGATGAAGGCCACCTTGCAGTCGTCGCAAGGATCGGCCATGCAGATGGCGTCCGGGTGGAACGGGCAGCGGGCGTGGAGGCACTCGTCCCGGCAGACGGTTGGCTGGACGCTCGGGTCGGGACAGATGGGACCCAGGGCCCGTTGCTCCAGGACGGTCCCGTTGGGCGAGCAGCGGACCGATCCGCGGGTGAAGGAGTCGTCGATGGGCTGGCCGGTCGTGTCCACGCACCAGCTGAACTCGCCCTGGCTCTGCTCCCGGGCATAGTCGCCCTTCAGGGTGCAGACGGGCGGAGAGATGGACATCATCAACGGACCGGAactgttttctattttattttagaaaaaattaattaaattaaattaaattttaattaaattttaaatgcaatttgatttaatttttaatttttttcgaattatttaagattttttaaaagtaaaatttaattcgattaactttaaatttatttcaattaactttaaattaattccAGTTAAACGGACCTTCGGGGGAGGTGCAGGTGGAACTGCATCCGTTGGAGCAGCACTTGGCCCGGCCGGAACAGTCCGAGTCAGACGAGCATTCAATAACGGCCTTGGTGTCTGCCGGGCAGCCGAACGGGTGAGCCGCTGCTGGGCAGGCGCCCGGTTTGGGCAGGAGTGGCGTCGGTAGGAGGACCGGGTGGGTGCAGGTGGAGCCGCACTCGCCCGGGCAGCAGCGGGTCGGTCCGGCACAGTCGGCGTCAGAGACGCACTGGTCAGCGCAGGCCGCCCCTCCGGCAAATTGGGCCAGCACCCGCAGGAAAGTGCGGGAGCGGACGGGCGGGCAGAATCCAGGTTTGATGGCGTCACGCAGAGCGGGCACAGGTCGTTGCTGGACAGTTTGATCGTCGTCCAGGCTCTGGAATCCGTTCTTGACTTCCTCCAGCAAACCTTCGTCCACCGGACGCCGGGCCAGCAGCTTTCCGGTTCTGGAATCCAGCGGAGTCGTATCCTCCACGTCGGAAGTTTCGGTGGCCATTTCCAGGTCCAGCTCTTCCAGTTTAACTTCCTTGAGCATTTCCGCAATCAATTCCGACGGTCCAGCTTCCTTCATCATCGTGTCCAGCAAGGCCGTCTCGGTGGATTGTTCCTTCTCTTCCAGCTGGCGCCTGAGGCGACTGCTGTAGACGGTGACGGATGAGAGCAGAGCGTCCGGCAGGACTTCGGCGTCCTCTTCCGGTGCGGAATATCCATTCATGTCGTAGTGGTAGGACGGGCTGGACGAAGTGGAAACCACCAGCGGCTGGGCGTTCCACGGCCCACCCTGTCTGGCCCAGGTGTCGGAATTCAAAACGACTTGCACTTCCTTCTGGCACTTACTGAGTCCGGCTTCGCAGTCCACCTTCCGGCCGGAAGCCGGATCGTAAAAGGAGGGACGGCATCCGCCGCAAGGATCAACCCGGCAGACGGCCTTGGGGTTGGCCAGGCAGATTTTACTCTCGCAAATCGACTTGTTGCAGACGTGGACCACGGCCTTGGGGTCGTCGCAGATGGGCGGGTCGATCGAGCGCTGACGGGCCTGCCGGACACCACAAGTGGGCGATCCTCGGGTCAGAGATCCTggacaacaaaaatttaaaattaaaatttcacatttttctcttgacTGGGCAGAAAATTTGACTGGGCAGAAAATTTGACTGGGCAGAAAATTGACTGGGCAGAAAATTTGACTGGGCAGAAAACTGATTGGacggacagaaaaatgataaaaaatatttttcaactggACGGACCTTTGATGTGTTCGCCGTCATTGTCGACACACCAGCAGATGCCCACCTCTTCCAGGCACTGGACGGGTTCCCAGTCCCCATTGGCCTTGTTGCACTTGGGCGTGAAAACGACTTTCTTGAACTTCTCGGCCATTTTGAGATTCTTCTCCCTCAGCTCCTCGCAGGTGGACAGGGACGGGCAGACGGCCTTGCACTCCCGTTCGGAATCAAAGTTGTTCATGTTGCCGGAACAGCCCGTGTAGCGGAAGGCCTCGCAGCGGTTGCGCTTCTCGTTGAAACTGTAGCGCAGGACGGACGCCTTGCACGAGCCCAGCAACTTCTCCTGGAAACAAACGTCCCTGGGCTTGGGGCAGCAGACGGAAAACTCGCCCAACGGCGACAGGTGACACTTGTGGGTCGACGGGCAGCTGGAGCCCATGGGTCCGCAGTTGACGGTCGTGTTGCTGCCGGACTGGCCGTCCCTCAGCGGCTGGCCGTGGGTGCAGGGATTGTCCAGCCTGGGCAGGCAGACGGGCAGAGGTGGGCAAGGAGCCCGGATGCAGTTGACCTGGACCACTCGACATTCTTCGGCCGGCGATCGGCACTCTACACCGTCACAGGGGTCCCGGCAAGCGCAGACTGGGCAGCCGGACGTGTCCAGCTGATAGCCATGAGCCGAGCAATCCAATTCAGGACATTCGCTCAGAGCCGGGCAGCTTCTCGGGGTGTGGCATTGAGGTTGGAGTCCGGGTGGAACCCGGGTGCCGGCCAGCTCCCGCCCGTCGGCCGAAACGCACCAACAGGCCCGGGTGACTGGATCGCACTGGACGGCCTCGAAGGCTCCGTCCTCTGGCCGGCAACGTGGGATGAAGAGCCGATTGGCCGGCAGTCCGTTCTCCCTGGCCTTGTACTTCATGATCATCTGCATGTGCTGGCAGGCCGTCTTGATGAGCGGCTCGACGCATTGGGTTCCGCAACCGTTGGAGCAGCACTTGAGCTGGCCGTCACAGTCCTCGTCGGCCGAGCACTCGCTGTCGCAGCTGTCCACCGAGATGGGCACCAGGTAAGGGCACTGGCCGGCCTTGATGACGTGCTGGATCGGGCAGCAGGTCCCGTCCGGCCCGTTGTTTTCGCTGTAACAGGAAAATCCTGCCGGGCAGCTCAGCGCCCGGCTGCGCGGATTGCACTGGATGGGCAGATTGTCGACAGGGTTGAGGAATGGCTCGCCAGCCGGGCAGCTGGCCGTCCATTcttcgatttcttcttcctcctggaCGTTGGTGTCTTCTCGGTCAAGCTGCTGGACGGCCGTGCAGAATGGTAGAGCCGGGCAGAAGGGGGTCTCTGGGCATGGGGAAACGACCAGCTGGCATTGCTGGCCGTCCGGGCAGTTGGTGACGTCGCAGGGGTTGCGGCACTCGCACAACGGGCAGTTGGTGGCGTTGTCCGTCGCGAACCCGTAGTCGCAGCCCAGCCGGCACAGCAGCCCCGGGCATTCGCTCTCCGTGTCGTGACGCAATTTCAAACAGGTCGAGGCCGACCGCTGCTGGACCGAGGCCACGCCCCGAGTGCCGGGCAACTCGACGCCGAACTCGTCCACGCACCAGCACTGGCCGTCCTTGTCGCATTGCTCCTCCTCAAATTCGCCCTGggcaaattaaatcaaaattaaaatttccattgaattgaattacataaaatttaaaattaaatttccatttaattgcaatttccatttaatttaattaaatttccatttaattgaattcaatttgaattcaatttaccTGTGGGGTGCAGCGCgggtttttcaaaatcaaattgtaGCCGGGCTCGGCCGGTTTGCGCCCGTCGGCGATTTCCTTCATCATTTCGCAGATGGACGGGAGACGGCCGTCCTCTTCCGCCGGAATTGTTTTAATAGAGCCGGGCGGAGCGGCCGGAGCTGCCGGACAGCAGAATGAGGCGTTGTTGGGCAGGCTGTAGGTGCAGTGGAAGCCGGACGGGCAGGTAAATTTGGAGCCGACGGTGCAGCTGACGGCCTCGTCGGTCGCCTCGTTGCTCAGGTGCCGGCCAAAGGCGCAGGGTGGGACGAAAGTGGGCCGGCACTGCGGGCTCATCGGGCACCTTTTAGCGCTAGCCGGGCAGGACGGATCGCGTTTCATGAGGCATTGCTCACCTGCCGGGCAGGCCAGCTGCTCGCAGGGGTTGTCACATTCACAGGTGGCGCATCCTTGGCCGTCCGACTTGAATCCGTAGTCGCAAGTCGAGCCGCAGACGGGCGAACTGCACCTGGACGACCGGGCCATGGCATTGGCTGgaacaataaaattaaaaatttgaaatttccggCGGGAAATAAATTGCCGGGCAATAACTTACAGACTCCGTCGCAGACGACGTCCTGGGCGGATCCCATTGATCCTTTGACTTTGGTGCCCAGCTCGGGATCGACGCACCAGCAGACGAGTCCGTTGCGGCTGCACTGACGGGCGGCGAATTTCTGGCCGTCCTCGTCGCACTGGGGCACGTAACCTTTGCCTTCCCTTTCCGTCAAACTGAGCAGCTGGGCAATCTGCTGTTGCTGGAGACACAGGGAAAAGTTGAAGGGCGGGACGCAGTGCTGGCCAGCACCAGCCGGGCAGCCACCGAGACTGGGACAGCACTTGTCCGCCCCTTGGCATTCCATGTCGTTG
Above is a genomic segment from Daphnia pulicaria isolate SC F1-1A chromosome 8, SC_F0-13Bv2, whole genome shotgun sequence containing:
- the LOC124312268 gene encoding uncharacterized protein LOC124312268: MQQSIVLLLLVLAGLASASLNSTFTAGLKGTGRCPSKIRDPDRCPPDTSVEGKRTDECSSDDDCHGQSKCCTDGCRRLCVMPLLTSCERQRVETVKRARALQMTDNDISLPSCDPIGDYEPVQCDPLTGNCFCVDESGFELAGTRARSLQLVNCTNPKPCAGLLCRMLCPYEFELDVEGCPLCQCRDPCRGIKCPGSQTCQLEEMPCAKEPCPPVPTCKQARSAEDLCPAGVPLTMPSGDRPFLCGLQVGQPQCPQLFDCIVQPGADYGVCCMAADRITKPGSCPALDGQTNSTDCGVPCSNDMECQGADKCCPSLGGCPAGAGQHCVPPFNFSLCLQQQQIAQLLSLTEREGKGYVPQCDEDGQKFAARQCSRNGLVCWCVDPELGTKVKGSMGSAQDVVCDGVSNAMARSSRCSSPVCGSTCDYGFKSDGQGCATCECDNPCEQLACPAGEQCLMKRDPSCPASAKRCPMSPQCRPTFVPPCAFGRHLSNEATDEAVSCTVGSKFTCPSGFHCTYSLPNNASFCCPAAPAAPPGSIKTIPAEEDGRLPSICEMMKEIADGRKPAEPGYNLILKNPRCTPQGEFEEEQCDKDGQCWCVDEFGVELPGTRGVASVQQRSASTCLKLRHDTESECPGLLCRLGCDYGFATDNATNCPLCECRNPCDVTNCPDGQQCQLVVSPCPETPFCPALPFCTAVQQLDREDTNVQEEEEIEEWTASCPAGEPFLNPVDNLPIQCNPRSRALSCPAGFSCYSENNGPDGTCCPIQHVIKAGQCPYLVPISVDSCDSECSADEDCDGQLKCCSNGCGTQCVEPLIKTACQHMQMIMKYKARENGLPANRLFIPRCRPEDGAFEAVQCDPVTRACWCVSADGRELAGTRVPPGLQPQCHTPRSCPALSECPELDCSAHGYQLDTSGCPVCACRDPCDGVECRSPAEECRVVQVNCIRAPCPPLPVCLPRLDNPCTHGQPLRDGQSGSNTTVNCGPMGSSCPSTHKCHLSPLGEFSVCCPKPRDVCFQEKLLGSCKASVLRYSFNEKRNRCEAFRYTGCSGNMNNFDSERECKAVCPSLSTCEELREKNLKMAEKFKKVVFTPKCNKANGDWEPVQCLEEVGICWCVDNDGEHIKGSLTRGSPTCGVRQARQRSIDPPICDDPKAVVHVCNKSICESKICLANPKAVCRVDPCGGCRPSFYDPASGRKVDCEAGLSKCQKEVQVVLNSDTWARQGGPWNAQPLVVSTSSSPSYHYDMNGYSAPEEDAEVLPDALLSSVTVYSSRLRRQLEEKEQSTETALLDTMMKEAGPSELIAEMLKEVKLEELDLEMATETSDVEDTTPLDSRTGKLLARRPVDEGLLEEVKNGFQSLDDDQTVQQRPVPALRDAIKPGFCPPVRSRTFLRVLAQFAGGAACADQCVSDADCAGPTRCCPGECGSTCTHPVLLPTPLLPKPGACPAAAHPFGCPADTKAVIECSSDSDCSGRAKCCSNGCSSTCTSPEENSSGPLMMSISPPVCTLKGDYAREQSQGEFSWCVDTTGQPIDDSFTRGSVRCSPNGTVLEQRALGPICPDPSVQPTVCRDECLHARCPFHPDAICMADPCDDCKVAFIDGQGQRLECTDRCSQPAETGHCRALFPRYFYNISSQSCEEFIYGGCEGNENNFESVQECSQHCEKPVNVCELPKEPGMCRANFPRWAYNPETQLCEKFSFGGCGGNANNFHSYQQCASRCPDLVLCPQQSPMLGEIKSCSRNEACAGQTCANHPEAACSVDPCTCQAVFVDADGQAVKCLAQVEPAVLQAEPRHAFHDVQPEVKESTTTTTTTTTTTTTSPTTTTTTTTEAPTTTTTTTTTVGPSPAQQRGKSLAHPHYTRCQKMRQSQLKKGGGGQSGELIPECDHLGRFQPIQCLPAKSNSGQVSCWCVDEAGNQVANTTQFLRGEQTCRLVPVMAVAMTLGFPAMDHAQEQMEKEVRQQVGEILNGLSARTMESTLQVKSRQDGTVLTFTLVGDNKIDVASHLEDMVKSGHLALEMDGHTMPADSTSSKFYHKLDSTHLRVAATKEESSDLQDRSLETREILAQALDIEAPYLAIIVVLSVLASILVCGLIIGLVLHRRRTTGTYPKDSGSTLASPPKPSKGGSDKSDVVPRGFPRVGINPSDVVQTPQLSPTVPRSKRQTRNAEAW